Proteins co-encoded in one Armatimonadota bacterium genomic window:
- a CDS encoding CapA family protein: MRYAAVGDALITRRVTRWAGAGYDALLAVLRSADARLANLEVSFANGVGAPAAGWSGTYLTAPAGCLDDLVAMGFNLFARANNHAGDWGPDGVLETTRVCDAAGVCHAGAGRDLAEARLPAYLDLPAGKVALLAVATATQGAGYRAGLRRHDSPGRPGANCLRYEEYTVVPPRTMAQLRALVARTKVDQVRRYEVALGFRAPDPEGVLSIGPVKFREGRRAGEAWEVNQRDVDEILRHVRDARRQADAVLLSFHAHEMGGGDPDAVPAFHREFCRLCIEAGCDAVIGHGPHRLRGIEVYRGRPIFYSLGNFIFQNEEAQGLPADFYERLGLDPLLATPADGFDRRNSRGKGGFAADRAYWETVIAWWEAEAGRLREIRLYPVTLGFGQPRPRRGRPVLARGPAARAILARMDRLCRPFGTRVVWHRGGYGLVRWSGDA, from the coding sequence ATGCGGTACGCGGCGGTGGGCGACGCGCTGATCACCCGGCGGGTGACGCGCTGGGCCGGGGCAGGGTACGACGCCCTCCTGGCCGTGCTGCGTTCCGCCGATGCGCGCCTCGCCAACCTGGAGGTCTCGTTCGCCAACGGCGTGGGGGCGCCGGCCGCGGGCTGGAGCGGCACCTATCTCACGGCGCCCGCAGGCTGCCTGGACGACCTGGTGGCCATGGGCTTCAACCTGTTCGCCCGGGCCAACAACCACGCGGGCGACTGGGGACCGGACGGGGTGCTGGAGACCACCCGGGTGTGCGATGCCGCGGGCGTCTGCCACGCGGGCGCTGGCCGTGACCTGGCCGAGGCGCGCCTGCCCGCCTACCTCGACCTGCCGGCGGGCAAGGTGGCGCTGCTGGCGGTGGCGACGGCCACGCAGGGCGCCGGCTACCGGGCTGGCCTGCGACGCCATGACAGTCCCGGACGTCCCGGCGCCAACTGTCTGCGGTACGAGGAGTACACCGTGGTCCCACCCCGGACGATGGCGCAGCTGCGGGCCCTGGTGGCGCGCACCAAGGTCGACCAGGTCCGCCGCTACGAAGTCGCCCTGGGCTTTCGGGCGCCCGACCCCGAGGGCGTGCTCTCGATCGGGCCGGTGAAGTTCCGCGAGGGGCGCCGCGCCGGCGAGGCCTGGGAGGTCAACCAGCGGGACGTCGACGAGATCCTGCGGCACGTGCGCGACGCCCGCCGCCAGGCGGATGCCGTGCTGCTGTCGTTCCACGCGCACGAGATGGGCGGCGGCGATCCCGATGCGGTGCCGGCGTTCCACCGTGAGTTTTGTCGGCTGTGCATCGAGGCCGGCTGCGACGCGGTGATCGGGCACGGGCCACACCGGCTGCGCGGGATCGAGGTGTACCGGGGACGCCCGATCTTCTACAGTCTGGGCAACTTCATTTTTCAGAACGAGGAAGCTCAGGGGTTGCCCGCCGATTTCTACGAGCGTCTCGGCCTCGACCCGCTGCTGGCCACGCCGGCCGATGGCTTCGACCGGCGGAACAGTCGCGGGAAGGGCGGGTTCGCCGCCGACCGCGCGTACTGGGAGACCGTGATCGCCTGGTGGGAGGCGGAGGCCGGACGGCTGCGGGAGATTCGGCTCTACCCGGTTACGCTGGGGTTCGGGCAGCCGCGTCCACGCCGCGGCCGCCCCGTGCTCGCCCGCGGTCCGGCGGCGCGCGCCATCCTCGCGCGCATGGACCGTCTGTGTCGGCCCTTCGGGACGCGCGTGGTCTGGCACCGGGGCGGGTACGGTCTCGTGCGCTGGTCGGGCGATGCCTGA
- a CDS encoding FAD/NAD(P)-binding oxidoreductase: MAMARCVVLGGGFGGLAAVHRLRTRLGDDAEVTLIDRRNTFMMGLRILTVLAGKGTRAEGTRPLTRLAARGIRYVQDEVTAIDLERRTVRTRTSGAWSYDALVVALGAELRPDLVPGYDPAGSNLYDPEQAEAIAARIASLEAGRIGIGILGVPYKCPPAPYEAAFLIEEVLRRHGVRGRVDLEVFTPQPSSLPVAGPAACAAVEGQLAAKGIAFLPGRRTAGVEGQTVVFEGGERRQYDVFIGVPPHRGPAVVKAAGLTAGDWIRPDPRTCRLPADRVFAVGDVAEFPLANGMMLPKAGVFAEAQGIVAADAIADELAGGRPQAAFDGRGYCFIEMGDGLATAVRGDFYAAPEPRIEIAEPSPHTVDEKRAFETSRLEAWF; encoded by the coding sequence ATGGCAATGGCGCGCTGTGTGGTACTGGGCGGCGGCTTTGGCGGACTGGCGGCGGTGCACCGGTTGCGTACGCGGCTCGGCGACGACGCCGAGGTCACGCTGATCGACCGCCGGAACACCTTCATGATGGGATTGCGTATCCTGACGGTGCTCGCCGGCAAGGGCACCCGGGCCGAGGGCACGCGGCCGCTGACACGGTTGGCCGCCAGAGGCATCCGGTACGTCCAGGACGAGGTGACCGCGATCGACCTCGAGCGCCGGACGGTCCGCACCCGCACGTCGGGAGCGTGGTCCTACGACGCCCTGGTGGTGGCGCTGGGTGCCGAGCTGCGGCCCGATCTGGTTCCCGGCTACGATCCGGCGGGCTCGAACCTGTACGACCCCGAGCAGGCCGAGGCGATCGCCGCGCGGATCGCCTCGCTGGAGGCGGGGCGCATTGGCATCGGCATCCTCGGGGTGCCGTACAAGTGCCCGCCCGCGCCCTACGAGGCGGCGTTCCTCATCGAAGAGGTGTTGCGGCGCCACGGGGTCCGCGGCCGCGTGGACCTCGAGGTCTTCACCCCGCAGCCCTCCTCGTTGCCGGTGGCAGGACCGGCAGCCTGCGCCGCGGTGGAAGGGCAGCTGGCGGCCAAGGGGATTGCCTTCCTGCCCGGGCGCCGTACGGCCGGCGTGGAGGGGCAGACGGTCGTCTTCGAGGGTGGCGAACGCCGGCAGTACGACGTGTTCATCGGCGTGCCCCCGCACCGCGGGCCGGCTGTGGTCAAGGCGGCGGGCCTCACCGCCGGCGACTGGATCCGTCCCGACCCGCGCACCTGCCGGCTGCCGGCCGATCGCGTCTTCGCCGTCGGTGACGTGGCCGAGTTCCCCCTGGCCAACGGCATGATGCTGCCCAAAGCCGGTGTTTTCGCCGAGGCGCAGGGCATCGTCGCCGCGGATGCGATCGCCGACGAGCTCGCCGGCGGCAGGCCCCAGGCTGCTTTCGACGGGCGGGGCTACTGCTTCATCGAGATGGGCGACGGGCTGGCCACGGCCGTGCGCGGCGACTTCTACGCCGCGCCCGAGCCGCGCATCGAGATCGCCGAGCCCAGTCCCCACACGGTGGACGAGAAGCGCGCGTTCGAGACCAGCCGGCTCGAGGCCTGGTTCTAG
- a CDS encoding threonine/serine dehydratase translates to MIGDVTIDAVRAAAARIADRVHRTPLWRSETLSRLVGAPVWLKAENLQKTGSFKARGATNAVRRLPPDARTRGIVTISAGNHAQAVAYAAQPEGLRCVVVMPAAAAQSKVAACREYGAEVVLHGTVADAFARYEALVRDEGLVPVHPFDHPDVIAGQGTVGLEIVEDLPDARLVLVPVGGGGLISGIAVALRGAGVRARLVGVEPETSNAMRLALAAGRPVAVTPASIADGLGAPAVSARTLEIVRRLVDEVVEVRDDEIVAAMRLLLERAKLLVEPAGAAGLAALLTGRVRIDGGPIVVVLSGGNVDLERVRAWL, encoded by the coding sequence GTGATCGGCGATGTCACCATCGACGCCGTGCGCGCTGCTGCCGCACGGATCGCTGACCGTGTGCACCGCACGCCGCTGTGGCGCTCTGAGACCCTGTCGCGGCTCGTGGGCGCGCCGGTCTGGCTGAAGGCGGAGAACCTCCAGAAAACGGGCTCGTTCAAGGCACGGGGCGCGACCAACGCGGTGCGTCGGCTGCCGCCCGACGCCCGGACGCGGGGCATCGTGACCATCTCCGCGGGTAACCACGCGCAGGCGGTGGCCTACGCCGCGCAGCCAGAGGGCCTGCGGTGCGTGGTGGTCATGCCTGCCGCCGCGGCCCAGAGCAAGGTGGCGGCGTGTCGGGAGTATGGCGCCGAGGTGGTCCTGCACGGGACGGTCGCCGACGCCTTCGCACGCTACGAGGCCCTCGTGCGGGACGAGGGCCTCGTCCCCGTGCACCCCTTCGATCATCCGGACGTGATCGCGGGCCAGGGCACCGTGGGGTTGGAGATCGTCGAGGATCTCCCGGACGCCCGCCTGGTGCTGGTGCCGGTGGGAGGCGGTGGGCTGATCAGCGGCATCGCCGTGGCCCTGCGCGGTGCCGGGGTGCGTGCGCGCCTCGTGGGCGTCGAGCCAGAGACGTCCAACGCCATGCGACTGGCCCTGGCCGCAGGTCGGCCTGTGGCGGTGACGCCCGCCTCCATCGCCGACGGGCTGGGCGCGCCTGCCGTGAGTGCCCGCACCCTGGAGATCGTGCGCCGCCTGGTCGACGAGGTGGTGGAGGTCCGCGACGACGAGATCGTGGCCGCGATGCGCCTGCTGCTGGAGCGCGCCAAGCTGCTCGTCGAGCCCGCGGGCGCCGCGGGGCTGGCGGCGTTGCTCACCGGACGGGTACGGATCGACGGCGGGCCCATCGTGGTCGTTCTCTCGGGCGGGAACGTGGACCTGGAGCGGGTGCGGGCCTGGCTCTGA
- the rpoZ gene encoding DNA-directed RNA polymerase subunit omega: MIKPSLEELLEQVESKYALVIVAAKRAMQLREGALPLVDIDSTNPVSIALEEIATGKIRCDLSQLQTAGR, translated from the coding sequence GTGATCAAGCCCTCGCTGGAGGAACTGCTGGAGCAGGTCGAGAGCAAGTACGCCCTGGTCATCGTCGCGGCGAAGCGTGCGATGCAGCTCCGGGAGGGCGCCCTGCCCCTCGTCGACATCGACTCCACCAACCCGGTCTCGATCGCCCTGGAGGAGATCGCCACCGGGAAGATCCGCTGCGATCTCTCGCAGCTCCAGACGGCCGGCCGCTAG
- a CDS encoding BsuPI-related putative proteinase inhibitor, which produces MPGAVVAVVLTILLAATPPVAERAVGDLRLQVTVGKEMFVRGEPVGIVLRVVNSAPTPVTLVFPSSQQFDLVVRQRGALIWQWSHDKAFLQVIREVSWAPGEVRTFAGQWDQRDLQGRQVDPGAYDVYAAFLGRARGETRGTEVGPVRITIRN; this is translated from the coding sequence ATGCCAGGGGCCGTGGTAGCGGTTGTCCTGACCATCCTGCTGGCGGCTACCCCCCCGGTGGCGGAGCGTGCCGTGGGGGATCTGCGCCTCCAGGTGACCGTGGGGAAGGAGATGTTCGTGCGGGGCGAGCCTGTGGGCATCGTCCTGCGCGTCGTCAACAGCGCCCCCACGCCGGTGACGCTGGTCTTCCCGAGCAGCCAGCAGTTCGATCTCGTCGTGCGCCAGCGAGGCGCGCTGATCTGGCAGTGGTCGCACGACAAAGCCTTCCTGCAGGTGATCCGCGAGGTCTCGTGGGCGCCCGGTGAGGTCCGAACGTTCGCGGGGCAGTGGGACCAGCGCGACCTGCAGGGGCGGCAGGTAGATCCCGGGGCCTACGACGTCTACGCCGCCTTCCTGGGCAGAGCGCGTGGTGAGACGCGGGGGACCGAGGTCGGACCGGTGCGCATCACCATTCGGAACTGA
- the tilS gene encoding tRNA lysidine(34) synthetase TilS: MPDRAVVHRVAQRVRAALRAGLVAGRETVVVGVSGGPDSMALLHVLRRLAPEFHLRLHVAHVHHGLHRRADAHAAFVRRMARVWGVPVSVVRVDVRGLARRQRLTLEEAARTLRYAALARIARRVGARRLAVAHTADDQVETALLRLLRGAADPLAGMPVRRPHDGLWVVRPLLGVWRDEVLAYLQAEGVPWRRDPTNRSRIALRNRIRHDLLPVLAGYNPGVKAVLWRLAQQAADDAQVLDALAAGAARTAVRRRRGRVAIAAEALRALPAALQRRVVYQALRDARGNIRGLAFVHIERVREMTLDGRPGERADLPGLVALRTAQAVVLQPVRRRRRTGAG, from the coding sequence ATGCCTGACCGCGCGGTGGTGCATCGTGTCGCCCAGCGTGTGCGCGCCGCGCTGCGCGCCGGGCTGGTGGCTGGCCGTGAGACCGTGGTCGTCGGCGTCTCCGGCGGCCCGGACTCGATGGCGCTCCTCCACGTGCTCCGCCGCCTGGCACCGGAGTTCCACTTGCGGCTGCACGTCGCGCACGTCCACCACGGGCTGCACCGGCGCGCGGACGCCCATGCGGCGTTCGTGCGGCGGATGGCCCGCGTATGGGGTGTGCCGGTGTCGGTGGTGCGTGTCGACGTGCGGGGCCTGGCCCGCCGCCAGCGCCTGACCCTGGAGGAAGCGGCACGGACACTGCGGTACGCTGCCCTGGCGCGCATCGCCCGCCGGGTCGGCGCGCGCCGCCTGGCGGTGGCCCACACGGCGGACGACCAGGTCGAGACGGCGCTGTTGCGTCTCCTGCGCGGGGCCGCGGATCCGCTGGCGGGCATGCCCGTCCGGCGCCCGCACGACGGCCTCTGGGTGGTGCGGCCGTTGCTGGGCGTCTGGCGGGACGAGGTGCTGGCCTACCTGCAGGCCGAAGGGGTGCCCTGGCGGCGCGATCCGACCAATCGGTCGCGGATCGCGCTGCGCAACCGGATCCGGCACGACTTGCTACCCGTCCTCGCAGGGTATAACCCCGGCGTGAAAGCCGTGCTGTGGCGCCTGGCACAGCAGGCCGCCGACGACGCGCAGGTGCTCGACGCGCTGGCCGCCGGTGCCGCGCGCACGGCGGTGCGGCGACGGCGGGGGCGCGTGGCGATCGCGGCCGAGGCGTTGCGCGCGCTGCCCGCGGCGCTGCAGCGCCGGGTCGTCTACCAGGCGCTACGCGATGCGCGCGGGAACATCCGCGGCCTGGCGTTCGTCCATATCGAACGGGTGCGGGAGATGACGCTGGACGGCCGCCCGGGGGAGCGTGCCGATCTGCCGGGGCTCGTGGCTCTCCGCACCGCCCAGGCTGTGGTGCTCCAGCCCGTGCGGCGCCGACGCCGGACGGGAGCGGGGTAG
- the ftsH gene encoding ATP-dependent zinc metalloprotease FtsH, which produces MTNRYLRNLIVWAVILAVAFPFALQLWRRAPREVMDYSAFVEQVQAGQVVQVEIGDGTVNGRLRNGQQFTTYIPPGDASYLELLKAKGVAIKVEPRSRTSLWPSLLSTLLPIMLLVGLWMLMLRQAQSGSNQAMAFGKSRARLHTDSKPKVTFADVAGVDEAKEELQEVIEFLKYPKKFQALGAKIPRGVLLVGPPGSGKTLLAKAVAGEAGVPFFSISGSEFVEMFVGVGASRVRDLFDQAKKSAPCLVFIDEIDAVGRQRGAGLGGGHDEREQTLNQLLVEMDGFDPNAGIIVIAATNRPDILDPALLRPGRFDRRIVVDNPDTKGRRAILDVHVRGKPLAGDVDLDALAKRTPGFSGADLANMVNEAALLAARRNKKKITAAEFDEAIDRVIAGPQRRSRILTPKERELTAYHEAGHALLAKVVPGADPPHKVTILPRGLSLGYVMFAPPEDKYTYTKQEILARITVGLGGRVAEEVVFGEVTTGAQNDFEQATELARKMVTEYGMSTKLGPLSLGKRHGPVFLGRDLVESRNYSEEIAYEIDKEIRRIIDECYEQARQLIVRHRDALERIARALVERESLEADELARLFEGRPLEPPAAGPPAAEPAPEPAVEPRVRPEAPLPRLRPKPEAST; this is translated from the coding sequence GTGACCAACCGGTATCTGCGCAACCTCATCGTGTGGGCCGTGATCCTGGCGGTGGCCTTTCCGTTTGCGCTGCAGCTGTGGCGGCGGGCCCCGCGGGAGGTGATGGACTACAGTGCCTTCGTCGAGCAGGTCCAGGCGGGGCAGGTGGTGCAGGTCGAGATCGGCGACGGCACCGTCAACGGGCGTCTGAGGAACGGCCAGCAGTTCACGACTTACATCCCCCCGGGGGACGCCTCGTACCTCGAGCTGCTCAAGGCCAAGGGCGTGGCCATCAAGGTCGAGCCCCGGTCCCGGACGAGCCTGTGGCCCAGCCTGCTCTCGACCCTGCTGCCCATCATGCTGCTGGTCGGCCTGTGGATGCTCATGCTCCGCCAGGCGCAGTCGGGGAGCAACCAGGCCATGGCGTTCGGCAAGAGCCGCGCCCGCCTCCACACCGACAGCAAGCCCAAGGTGACGTTCGCCGACGTGGCGGGCGTCGACGAGGCCAAAGAGGAGCTCCAGGAGGTCATCGAGTTCCTCAAGTACCCGAAGAAGTTCCAGGCGCTGGGCGCCAAGATCCCCCGGGGCGTGCTGCTGGTGGGACCGCCCGGCTCGGGCAAGACCCTCCTGGCCAAGGCCGTGGCGGGCGAAGCCGGGGTGCCGTTCTTCTCGATCTCGGGCTCCGAGTTCGTGGAGATGTTCGTCGGGGTGGGCGCGTCGCGCGTGCGGGACCTGTTCGACCAGGCCAAGAAGAGCGCGCCGTGCCTGGTCTTCATCGACGAGATCGATGCCGTCGGGCGGCAGCGCGGCGCCGGGCTGGGCGGCGGACACGACGAGCGCGAGCAGACCCTCAACCAGCTGCTGGTCGAGATGGACGGGTTCGACCCCAATGCGGGGATCATCGTGATCGCCGCCACCAACCGGCCGGACATCCTCGACCCGGCGCTGCTGCGGCCCGGGCGGTTCGACCGGCGCATCGTGGTGGACAACCCGGACACCAAGGGCCGCCGGGCGATCCTCGACGTGCACGTCCGCGGCAAGCCCCTGGCCGGCGACGTCGACCTCGACGCGCTGGCCAAGCGCACGCCGGGGTTCTCGGGGGCCGATCTGGCCAACATGGTCAACGAGGCCGCACTGCTGGCCGCGCGGCGCAACAAGAAGAAGATCACGGCCGCCGAGTTCGACGAGGCCATCGACCGGGTGATCGCCGGCCCGCAGCGGCGCAGCCGTATCCTCACGCCCAAGGAGCGGGAGCTCACCGCGTACCACGAGGCCGGCCACGCGCTGCTGGCCAAGGTCGTGCCCGGTGCCGACCCGCCCCACAAGGTGACGATCCTCCCGCGGGGACTGTCGCTGGGGTACGTGATGTTCGCGCCGCCCGAGGACAAGTACACCTACACGAAGCAGGAGATCCTGGCGCGGATCACCGTGGGGCTGGGCGGCCGGGTCGCCGAGGAGGTCGTCTTCGGCGAGGTGACCACCGGCGCCCAGAACGACTTCGAACAGGCGACGGAGCTGGCCCGCAAGATGGTCACCGAGTACGGCATGTCGACCAAGCTGGGCCCCCTGTCGCTGGGCAAGCGCCACGGGCCGGTGTTCCTGGGCCGCGACCTCGTCGAGAGCCGCAACTACAGCGAGGAGATCGCCTACGAGATCGACAAGGAGATTCGCCGGATCATCGACGAGTGCTACGAGCAGGCCCGCCAGCTCATCGTCAGGCACCGCGACGCGCTGGAGCGCATCGCCCGGGCGCTCGTCGAGCGCGAGAGCCTGGAAGCGGACGAGCTGGCCCGCCTGTTCGAGGGCAGGCCCCTGGAGCCGCCGGCCGCCGGGCCGCCGGCGGCGGAGCCCGCCCCCGAGCCTGCGGTCGAGCCGCGGGTCCGCCCCGAGGCGCCGCTGCCGCGGCTGCGGCCCAAGCCCGAAGCGTCGACCTAA
- a CDS encoding isochorismatase family cysteine hydrolase has product MPRTVEVPEYVVQDTVTVSAGTAALVVVDMQNDFVSTGGALVVPDAARTVPVIAGLLARARSAGARVFYTQDTHAEGDPEFPIWGPHCLEGSWGWQIVDALAPQPGDRVIRKLRYDGFFGTPLDHELRLAGVQTVVVCGTVANICVLHTAGSAALRGYRVVVPVDAVSALTPFDLEAALRQVHFLYRGTLVRAPGLTFAP; this is encoded by the coding sequence ATGCCGCGGACCGTGGAGGTGCCCGAGTACGTCGTCCAGGACACCGTGACCGTATCCGCCGGGACGGCGGCGTTGGTCGTGGTGGACATGCAGAACGACTTCGTGTCGACGGGCGGGGCCCTGGTGGTGCCCGACGCCGCCCGCACCGTGCCGGTCATCGCCGGGCTGTTGGCCCGGGCCCGGAGCGCCGGTGCCCGGGTGTTCTACACGCAGGACACCCACGCGGAGGGGGATCCCGAGTTCCCCATCTGGGGCCCGCACTGCCTGGAAGGCAGCTGGGGCTGGCAGATCGTGGACGCCCTGGCCCCGCAGCCGGGGGACCGGGTGATTCGCAAACTGCGCTACGACGGGTTCTTCGGCACCCCGCTGGACCACGAGTTGCGGCTGGCCGGCGTCCAGACCGTGGTCGTGTGCGGCACCGTGGCCAACATCTGCGTGCTGCACACCGCCGGCAGCGCCGCGCTGCGCGGCTACCGGGTCGTCGTGCCGGTGGACGCCGTGTCGGCCCTCACCCCGTTCGACCTCGAGGCGGCCCTGCGGCAGGTGCACTTCCTCTACCGGGGGACGCTGGTGCGCGCCCCCGGACTGACGTTCGCCCCCTGA
- a CDS encoding ASCH domain-containing protein, with protein sequence MFALNFYSSLFAEALRTGRKTVTIRLGNKTDKYQDGQVVWVTVGRRFGTRRKIFPAIIDRVEVKRLAEVTPREIERDNPELRRHEELMEFLSKIYGRPVSLDDEVSVIHFSRIEEGSGVAGDA encoded by the coding sequence ATGTTCGCGTTGAACTTCTACTCGTCGCTGTTCGCCGAGGCGTTGCGCACGGGCCGCAAGACCGTGACCATCCGCCTGGGCAACAAGACGGACAAGTACCAGGACGGGCAGGTGGTGTGGGTCACGGTGGGCCGCCGGTTCGGCACGCGGCGCAAGATCTTCCCCGCCATCATCGACCGCGTGGAGGTGAAGCGCCTGGCGGAGGTCACGCCGCGGGAGATCGAGCGCGACAACCCCGAGCTCCGGCGGCACGAAGAGCTCATGGAGTTCCTCTCGAAGATCTACGGCCGCCCCGTGTCGCTGGACGACGAGGTGTCGGTGATCCACTTCTCCCGGATCGAAGAGGGGTCGGGCGTCGCCGGCGACGCTTGA
- a CDS encoding RNA 2'-phosphotransferase has protein sequence MPATRGARPDRSASRRLRLSRLLARVLRHKPEDVGLTLDPEGFTSLEALARALAAQPGWETLTAADVAAVAAADPRRYELRDGRIRARYGHTVQVEAPGEPVVPPEWLYYGAPQDALPAIRSEGLRPGTRRYVHLATTPGEAAAVARRHAEAVVVVAVRARRAHEAGAVFWRAGPGLYLTRALPATVLLVPDGTGWQPAVPQASPATPDPSSIREKWITDTSSSSDTGRP, from the coding sequence ATGCCAGCGACGCGCGGCGCACGTCCCGACCGGTCGGCATCGCGCCGGCTCCGTCTGAGCCGGCTGCTCGCGCGGGTGCTCCGCCACAAGCCCGAGGACGTTGGGCTGACGCTCGATCCCGAGGGCTTCACCAGCCTCGAGGCACTGGCTCGGGCACTGGCGGCGCAACCGGGCTGGGAGACGCTCACCGCGGCCGACGTGGCCGCGGTGGCCGCTGCGGATCCCCGCCGGTACGAACTGCGCGACGGGCGCATCCGGGCGCGCTACGGCCACACGGTGCAGGTCGAGGCCCCCGGCGAGCCGGTGGTCCCGCCCGAGTGGCTCTACTACGGCGCGCCGCAGGACGCCCTCCCGGCGATCCGCAGCGAAGGGCTGCGGCCGGGGACGCGCCGCTACGTGCACCTGGCGACGACCCCCGGCGAGGCGGCCGCCGTGGCGCGCCGGCACGCGGAGGCCGTCGTCGTGGTGGCCGTGCGGGCGCGCCGGGCCCACGAGGCCGGTGCTGTCTTCTGGCGCGCCGGCCCCGGGCTCTACCTCACCCGCGCGCTGCCCGCCACCGTCCTGCTGGTGCCCGACGGAACCGGTTGGCAGCCGGCCGTGCCTCAAGCGTCGCCGGCGACGCCCGACCCCTCTTCGATCCGGGAGAAGTGGATCACCGACACCTCGTCGTCCAGCGACACGGGGCGGCCGTAG
- the ftcD gene encoding glutamate formimidoyltransferase — protein sequence MPGRVVECVPNVSEGRRQDVVDAIVRAVRAVEGVRVLHVHSDPSHNRSVVTMVGSADAVGQAALALARAAVEHIDLRVHRGEHPRIGAVDVIPFVPIGETTMEECVALARRVGQEIWQALRVPVYFYAEAATAPHRVRLPDIRRGEFEGLAEKMAQPAWRPDVGDPRPHPTAGAVAVGARRPLVAYNITLHTADVGIARAIARAVRESSGGLVHVQAMGVRAASGQAQVSINVLDATRTPLHRVFDLVRLEADRRGVAVAESEIVGLVPLDVLVDVARAYLRLWTFERTQVLELRLTE from the coding sequence GTGCCCGGACGTGTGGTGGAGTGCGTGCCGAACGTCAGCGAGGGCCGGCGGCAGGACGTCGTCGACGCCATCGTGCGGGCCGTGCGCGCGGTGGAGGGAGTGCGGGTGCTTCACGTGCACTCCGACCCCAGCCACAACCGCAGCGTGGTCACCATGGTGGGGTCTGCCGACGCCGTCGGACAGGCGGCGCTGGCCCTGGCCCGGGCTGCGGTCGAGCACATCGACCTGCGTGTCCACCGCGGCGAGCACCCGCGGATCGGCGCCGTGGACGTCATCCCGTTCGTCCCGATCGGCGAGACGACCATGGAGGAGTGCGTGGCGCTGGCCCGCCGGGTGGGTCAGGAGATCTGGCAGGCGCTGCGCGTGCCCGTGTACTTCTACGCCGAGGCGGCGACCGCGCCGCACCGGGTCCGCCTGCCAGACATTCGCCGGGGCGAGTTCGAGGGGCTGGCCGAGAAGATGGCGCAGCCCGCCTGGCGCCCTGACGTCGGCGATCCCCGACCACACCCGACGGCCGGCGCGGTGGCCGTCGGCGCCCGGCGGCCGCTGGTGGCCTACAACATCACCCTGCACACGGCCGACGTGGGGATTGCCCGCGCCATCGCCCGCGCCGTGCGCGAGTCGAGCGGCGGGTTGGTGCACGTGCAGGCGATGGGCGTGCGGGCGGCGTCGGGGCAGGCCCAGGTGTCCATCAACGTGCTGGATGCGACCCGGACACCGCTGCACCGGGTGTTCGACCTGGTGCGTCTCGAGGCCGACCGGCGCGGGGTGGCTGTGGCGGAGAGCGAGATCGTCGGGCTGGTGCCGCTGGACGTCCTCGTCGACGTCGCGCGCGCCTACCTGCGCCTGTGGACGTTCGAGCGCACCCAGGTGCTCGAGCTCCGGCTGACGGAGTGA